The following coding sequences are from one Sciurus carolinensis chromosome 11, mSciCar1.2, whole genome shotgun sequence window:
- the Kbtbd4 gene encoding kelch repeat and BTB domain-containing protein 4 isoform X1, with the protein MKGGNADSWQREKLATMESPEEPGASMDENYFVNYTFKDRSHSGRVAQGIMKLCLEEELFADVTISVEGREFQLHRLVLSAQSCFFRSMFTSNLKEAHNRVIVLQDVSESVFQLLVDYIYHGTVKLRADELQEIYEVSDMYQLTSLFEECSRFLARTVQVGNCLQVMWLADRHSDPELYTAAKHCAKTHLAQLQSTEEFLHLPHHLLTDIISDGVPCSQNPTEAIEAWINFNKEEREAFAESLRSSLKEIGENVHIYLIGKESSRTHSLAVSLHCAEDDSISVSGQNSLCHQITAACKHGGDLYVVGGSIPRRMWKCNNATVDWEWCAPLPRDRLQHTLVSVPGKDAIYSLGGKTLQDTLSNAVIYYRVGDNVWTETTQLEVAVSGAAGANLNGIIYLLGGEENDLDFFTKPSRLIQCFDTETDKCHVKPYVLPFAGRMHAAVHKDLVFIVAEGDSLVCYNPLLDSFTRLCLPEAWSSAPSLWKIASCNGSIYVFRDRYKKGDANTYKLDPATSAVTVTRGIKVLLTNLQFVLA; encoded by the exons ATGAAAGGAGGGAACGCAG ACAGCTGGCAGAGAGAGAAGTTGGCTACCATGGAATCACCAGAGGAGCCTGGAGCATCCATGGATGAGAACTACTTTGTGAACTACACTTTCAAAGATCGGTCCCACTCAGGCCGGGTGGCTCAAGGCATCATGAAACTATGTCTGGAGGAGGAACTCTTTGCTGATGTCACCATTTCAGTAGAAGGCCGGGAGTTTCAGCTGCACCGGCTGGTCCTCTCAGCTCAGAGCTGCTTTTTCCGGTCCATGTTCACTTCCAACCTGAAGGAGGCTCACAACCGGGTAATTGTGCTGCAGGACGTCAGTGAATCTGTTTTCCAGCTCCTAGTTGATTATATCTACCATGGGACTGTGAAACTTAGAGCTGATGAACTGCAGGAAATTTATGAGGTGTCAGACATGTATCAACTGACATCTCTCTTTGAGGAATGTTCTCGGTTTTTGGCCCGGACAGTGCAAGTGGGAAACTGCCTTCAGGTGATGTGGCTGGCAGATCGACACAGTGATCCTGAGCTCTACACTGCGGCCAAGCACTGTGCCAAGACCCACCTGGCCCagctgcagagcacagaggaattTCTCCACTTGCCCCACCATCTACTCACTGATATCATCTCGG ATGGAGTACCATGTTCCCAGAACCCAACAGAAGCAATAGAAGCCTGGATCAATTTTaataaagaggaaagagaggCTTTTGCAGAGTCACTCAGGAGTAGCTTGAAG GAAATTGGGGAGAATGTGCACATTTACCTTATTGGAAAAGAGTCATCTCGTACCCACTCCTTAGCTGTGTCCTTACACTGTGCTGAAGATGACTCCATCAGTGTAAGTGGCCAGAATAGCTTGTGCCACCAGATCACTGCAGCCTGCAAGCATGGCGGAGACTTATATGTGGTGGGAGGTTCCATCCCACGGCGCATGTGGAAGTGCAACAATGCCACTGTTGACTGGGAGTGGTGTGCACCTTTGCCCCGAGACCGGCTCCAACATACCCTGGTGTCTGTGCCTGGGAAAGATGCCATATATTCATTGGGTGGTAAGACACTGCAGGATACCCTCTCGAATGCAGTCATCTATTATCGGGTAGGTGATAACGTGTGGACAGAGACAACTCAGCTAGAGGTGGCTGTGTCAGGGGCCGCTGGTGCCAACCTCAACGGAATCATCTACTTACTAGGGGGTGAAGAGAATGACCTGGACTTCTTTACCAAACCTTCCCGACTTATCCAGTGCTTTGACACAGAGACAGACAAGTGCCATGTGAAGCCCTATGTGCTACCCTTTGCAGGACGCATGCACGCAGCAGTGCACAAGGATCTGGTGTTCATTGTGGCTGAAGGGGACTCCCTGGTGTGCTATAATCCCCTGCTAGACAGCTTCACAAGGCTTTGCCTTCCTGAGGCCTGGAGTTCTGCCCCATCTCTCTGGAAGATCGCCAGCTGTAATGGGAGCATCTATGTCTTCAGGGACCGATACAAGAAGGGAGATGCCAATACCTACAAACTTGACCCTGCCACCTCAGCGGTAACTGTCACGAGAGGCATTAAGGTGCTGCTTACCAATTTGCAGTTCGTTTTGGCCTAA
- the Kbtbd4 gene encoding kelch repeat and BTB domain-containing protein 4 isoform X2 codes for MESPEEPGASMDENYFVNYTFKDRSHSGRVAQGIMKLCLEEELFADVTISVEGREFQLHRLVLSAQSCFFRSMFTSNLKEAHNRVIVLQDVSESVFQLLVDYIYHGTVKLRADELQEIYEVSDMYQLTSLFEECSRFLARTVQVGNCLQVMWLADRHSDPELYTAAKHCAKTHLAQLQSTEEFLHLPHHLLTDIISDGVPCSQNPTEAIEAWINFNKEEREAFAESLRSSLKEIGENVHIYLIGKESSRTHSLAVSLHCAEDDSISVSGQNSLCHQITAACKHGGDLYVVGGSIPRRMWKCNNATVDWEWCAPLPRDRLQHTLVSVPGKDAIYSLGGKTLQDTLSNAVIYYRVGDNVWTETTQLEVAVSGAAGANLNGIIYLLGGEENDLDFFTKPSRLIQCFDTETDKCHVKPYVLPFAGRMHAAVHKDLVFIVAEGDSLVCYNPLLDSFTRLCLPEAWSSAPSLWKIASCNGSIYVFRDRYKKGDANTYKLDPATSAVTVTRGIKVLLTNLQFVLA; via the exons ATGGAATCACCAGAGGAGCCTGGAGCATCCATGGATGAGAACTACTTTGTGAACTACACTTTCAAAGATCGGTCCCACTCAGGCCGGGTGGCTCAAGGCATCATGAAACTATGTCTGGAGGAGGAACTCTTTGCTGATGTCACCATTTCAGTAGAAGGCCGGGAGTTTCAGCTGCACCGGCTGGTCCTCTCAGCTCAGAGCTGCTTTTTCCGGTCCATGTTCACTTCCAACCTGAAGGAGGCTCACAACCGGGTAATTGTGCTGCAGGACGTCAGTGAATCTGTTTTCCAGCTCCTAGTTGATTATATCTACCATGGGACTGTGAAACTTAGAGCTGATGAACTGCAGGAAATTTATGAGGTGTCAGACATGTATCAACTGACATCTCTCTTTGAGGAATGTTCTCGGTTTTTGGCCCGGACAGTGCAAGTGGGAAACTGCCTTCAGGTGATGTGGCTGGCAGATCGACACAGTGATCCTGAGCTCTACACTGCGGCCAAGCACTGTGCCAAGACCCACCTGGCCCagctgcagagcacagaggaattTCTCCACTTGCCCCACCATCTACTCACTGATATCATCTCGG ATGGAGTACCATGTTCCCAGAACCCAACAGAAGCAATAGAAGCCTGGATCAATTTTaataaagaggaaagagaggCTTTTGCAGAGTCACTCAGGAGTAGCTTGAAG GAAATTGGGGAGAATGTGCACATTTACCTTATTGGAAAAGAGTCATCTCGTACCCACTCCTTAGCTGTGTCCTTACACTGTGCTGAAGATGACTCCATCAGTGTAAGTGGCCAGAATAGCTTGTGCCACCAGATCACTGCAGCCTGCAAGCATGGCGGAGACTTATATGTGGTGGGAGGTTCCATCCCACGGCGCATGTGGAAGTGCAACAATGCCACTGTTGACTGGGAGTGGTGTGCACCTTTGCCCCGAGACCGGCTCCAACATACCCTGGTGTCTGTGCCTGGGAAAGATGCCATATATTCATTGGGTGGTAAGACACTGCAGGATACCCTCTCGAATGCAGTCATCTATTATCGGGTAGGTGATAACGTGTGGACAGAGACAACTCAGCTAGAGGTGGCTGTGTCAGGGGCCGCTGGTGCCAACCTCAACGGAATCATCTACTTACTAGGGGGTGAAGAGAATGACCTGGACTTCTTTACCAAACCTTCCCGACTTATCCAGTGCTTTGACACAGAGACAGACAAGTGCCATGTGAAGCCCTATGTGCTACCCTTTGCAGGACGCATGCACGCAGCAGTGCACAAGGATCTGGTGTTCATTGTGGCTGAAGGGGACTCCCTGGTGTGCTATAATCCCCTGCTAGACAGCTTCACAAGGCTTTGCCTTCCTGAGGCCTGGAGTTCTGCCCCATCTCTCTGGAAGATCGCCAGCTGTAATGGGAGCATCTATGTCTTCAGGGACCGATACAAGAAGGGAGATGCCAATACCTACAAACTTGACCCTGCCACCTCAGCGGTAACTGTCACGAGAGGCATTAAGGTGCTGCTTACCAATTTGCAGTTCGTTTTGGCCTAA
- the Ptpmt1 gene encoding phosphatidylglycerophosphatase and protein-tyrosine phosphatase 1, with product MAASAWMQAGLARVLFYPTLLYTVFRGKVRGPAHRDWYHRIDHTVLLGALPLRGMTHKLIQDENVRGVITMNEEYETRFLCNSSKEWKRVGVEQLRLSTVDMTGIPTLANLHRGVRFALKYQSLGHCVYVHCKAGRSRSATMVAAYLMQVHNCSPEEAIRAISKIRSHIYIRPGQLEILKEFHKEISTESAR from the exons ATGGCGGCCTCCGCGTGGATGCAGGCCGGCCTGGCCCGGGTGCTCTTCTATCCGACGCTGCTCTACACGGTGTTCCGCGGGAAGGTGCGGGGCCCGGCGCACCGCGATTGGTACCACCGCATCGACCACACGGTGCTGCTGGGCGCGCTGCCGCTGCGGGGCATGACGCACAAG CTGATACAGGACGAGAACGTGCGCGGGGTGATCACCATGAACGAGGAGTACGAGACGAGGTTCCTGTGCAACTCCTCAAAG GAGTGGAAGAGAGTAGGCGTGGAGCAGCTACGGCTCAGCACAGTCGACATGACTGGGATCCCCACCTTGGCCAACCTACACAGAGGAGTCCGGTTTGCACTCAAGTACCAGTCGTTGGGCCATTGTGTCTATGTACATTGTAAAGCTGGACGCTCCAGAAGTGCCACTATGGTCGCAGCATATCTAATGcag GTACACAACTGTAGCCCGGAGGAGGCTATAAGAGCCATTTCCAAGATCCGGTCCCACATCTACATCAGACCTGGCCAGCTGGAAATTCTCAAAGAGTTCCACAAGGAGATTTCTACAGAGTCAGCAAGATGA
- the Kbtbd4 gene encoding kelch repeat and BTB domain-containing protein 4 isoform X3 produces MGLLVPLAGDCWALSQALGQSFRDSLGQAGKGGTEAQKREKVSWQREKLATMESPEEPGASMDENYFVNYTFKDRSHSGRVAQGIMKLCLEEELFADVTISVEGREFQLHRLVLSAQSCFFRSMFTSNLKEAHNRVIVLQDVSESVFQLLVDYIYHGTVKLRADELQEIYEVSDMYQLTSLFEECSRFLARTVQVGNCLQVMWLADRHSDPELYTAAKHCAKTHLAQLQSTEEFLHLPHHLLTDIISDGVPCSQNPTEAIEAWINFNKEEREAFAESLRSSLKEIGENVHIYLIGKESSRTHSLAVSLHCAEDDSISVSGQNSLCHQITAACKHGGDLYVVGGSIPRRMWKCNNATVDWEWCAPLPRDRLQHTLVSVPGKDAIYSLGGKTLQDTLSNAVIYYRVGDNVWTETTQLEVAVSGAAGANLNGIIYLLGGEENDLDFFTKPSRLIQCFDTETDKCHVKPYVLPFAGRMHAAVHKDLVFIVAEGDSLVCYNPLLDSFTRLCLPEAWSSAPSLWKIASCNGSIYVFRDRYKKGDANTYKLDPATSAVTVTRGIKVLLTNLQFVLA; encoded by the exons ATGGGCCTCCTCGTGCCCCTGGCTGGGGACTGCTGGGCTCTGTCTCAAGCTCTGGGACAGAGCTTTAGAGATTCCTTAGGGCAAGCGGGTAAAGGAGGGACAGAAgcccagaaaagagaaaaagtgag CTGGCAGAGAGAGAAGTTGGCTACCATGGAATCACCAGAGGAGCCTGGAGCATCCATGGATGAGAACTACTTTGTGAACTACACTTTCAAAGATCGGTCCCACTCAGGCCGGGTGGCTCAAGGCATCATGAAACTATGTCTGGAGGAGGAACTCTTTGCTGATGTCACCATTTCAGTAGAAGGCCGGGAGTTTCAGCTGCACCGGCTGGTCCTCTCAGCTCAGAGCTGCTTTTTCCGGTCCATGTTCACTTCCAACCTGAAGGAGGCTCACAACCGGGTAATTGTGCTGCAGGACGTCAGTGAATCTGTTTTCCAGCTCCTAGTTGATTATATCTACCATGGGACTGTGAAACTTAGAGCTGATGAACTGCAGGAAATTTATGAGGTGTCAGACATGTATCAACTGACATCTCTCTTTGAGGAATGTTCTCGGTTTTTGGCCCGGACAGTGCAAGTGGGAAACTGCCTTCAGGTGATGTGGCTGGCAGATCGACACAGTGATCCTGAGCTCTACACTGCGGCCAAGCACTGTGCCAAGACCCACCTGGCCCagctgcagagcacagaggaattTCTCCACTTGCCCCACCATCTACTCACTGATATCATCTCGG ATGGAGTACCATGTTCCCAGAACCCAACAGAAGCAATAGAAGCCTGGATCAATTTTaataaagaggaaagagaggCTTTTGCAGAGTCACTCAGGAGTAGCTTGAAG GAAATTGGGGAGAATGTGCACATTTACCTTATTGGAAAAGAGTCATCTCGTACCCACTCCTTAGCTGTGTCCTTACACTGTGCTGAAGATGACTCCATCAGTGTAAGTGGCCAGAATAGCTTGTGCCACCAGATCACTGCAGCCTGCAAGCATGGCGGAGACTTATATGTGGTGGGAGGTTCCATCCCACGGCGCATGTGGAAGTGCAACAATGCCACTGTTGACTGGGAGTGGTGTGCACCTTTGCCCCGAGACCGGCTCCAACATACCCTGGTGTCTGTGCCTGGGAAAGATGCCATATATTCATTGGGTGGTAAGACACTGCAGGATACCCTCTCGAATGCAGTCATCTATTATCGGGTAGGTGATAACGTGTGGACAGAGACAACTCAGCTAGAGGTGGCTGTGTCAGGGGCCGCTGGTGCCAACCTCAACGGAATCATCTACTTACTAGGGGGTGAAGAGAATGACCTGGACTTCTTTACCAAACCTTCCCGACTTATCCAGTGCTTTGACACAGAGACAGACAAGTGCCATGTGAAGCCCTATGTGCTACCCTTTGCAGGACGCATGCACGCAGCAGTGCACAAGGATCTGGTGTTCATTGTGGCTGAAGGGGACTCCCTGGTGTGCTATAATCCCCTGCTAGACAGCTTCACAAGGCTTTGCCTTCCTGAGGCCTGGAGTTCTGCCCCATCTCTCTGGAAGATCGCCAGCTGTAATGGGAGCATCTATGTCTTCAGGGACCGATACAAGAAGGGAGATGCCAATACCTACAAACTTGACCCTGCCACCTCAGCGGTAACTGTCACGAGAGGCATTAAGGTGCTGCTTACCAATTTGCAGTTCGTTTTGGCCTAA
- the Fam180b gene encoding protein FAM180B produces MREQRAARKSETQRTRCSMARTPQLLAYLVVAICLFPGATTTHHHAGQPEDSASAGGGLQDPEAPEVMFELLWAGLELDVMGQLYIQDEELASTRPGRRLRLLLQHRVPSDLEGAEQQLQQFQDLRKGPPLSPWDFEHLLLTGLSCVYRLHAASEAEERGRWAQVFSLLAQETLWDLCKDFCPQGQYPWLGPRASILDPFP; encoded by the exons ATGAGGGAGCAGAGAGCTGCTAGGAAGAGTGAGACTCAGAGGACGAGGTGCAGCATGGCCAGGACACCGCAGTTACTGGCTTATCTGGTGGTAGCCATTTGCCTCTTCCCTGGAGCAACAACAACCCATCACCATGCAG GGCAGCCTGAGGACAGCGCCAGCGCAGGAGGTGGCCTGCAGGACCCAGAGGCCCCGGAAGTGATGTTTGAG CtgctctgggctgggctggagctgGATGTCATGGGGCAGCTGTACATCCAGGATGAAGAACTAGCATCCACACGTCCAGGTCGCCGACTCAGGCTCCTCCTGCAGCACCGAGTGCCCAGTGACTTGGAGGGTGctgagcagcagctgcagcaaTTCCAGGACCTGCGGAAGGGGCCTCCTCTTAGTCCTTGGGACTTTGAACATCTGCTCCTCACAGGCCTATCCTGCGTCTACCGGCTCCATGCTGCTAGTGAGGCTGAGGAGAGGGGTCGCTGGGCCCAGGTCTTCTCCCTCCTGGCACAGGAAACACTCTGGGACCTATGTAAGGATTTCTGCCCACAGGGCCAGTACCCTTGGCTGGGACCCCGGGCCTCCATCCTTGACCCCTTTCCCTAA
- the Ndufs3 gene encoding NADH dehydrogenase [ubiquinone] iron-sulfur protein 3, mitochondrial, translated as MAAAARVWWSGIVGASAVARAAGRPSVLLQRVRRESAAADKRPTVRPQNDVAHKQLSAFGEYVAEILPKYVQQVQVTCFNELEICIHPDGVIPVLTFLRDHTNAQFKSLADLTAVDVPTRQNRFEIVYNLLSLRFNSRIRVKTYTDELTPIESTVSVYKAANWYEREIWDMFGVFFANHPDLRRILTDYGFEGHPFRKDFPLSGYVELRYDDEVKRVVAEPVELAQEFRKFDLNSPWEAFPAFRQPPESLKLEAGDKKPEAK; from the exons ATGGCCGCGGCGGCCAGGGTCTGGTGGAGCGGGATCGTGGGGGCCTCAGCGGTGGCCAGGG CGGCTGGACGACCCTCGGTGCTGTTGCAGCGGGTGAGGCGGGAGAGCGCCGCGGCCGACAAGCGCC CCACTGTCAGACCACAGAACGATGTCGCCCACAAACAGCTCTCAGCTTTTGGAGAGTATGTAGCTGAAATCCTGCCCAAGTATGTCCAACAAGTTCAG GTGACCTGCTTCAATGAGTTAGAGATCTGTATCCATCCTGATGGAGTCATCCCAGTGCTGACTTTCCTCAGGGATCACACCAATGCACAATTCAAATCCTTGGCTGACTTGACGGCAGTGGATGTACCAACTCGGCAAAATCGTTTTGAG ATTGTCTACAACCTGCTGTCTCTGCGCTTCAACTCACGGATCCGTGTGAAGACCTATACGGATGAGCTGACACCCATTGAGTCCACAGTCTCCGTGTACAAGGCAGCCAACTGGTATGAAAGGGAG ATCTGGGACATGTTTGGAGTCTTCTTTGCTAACCACCCTGACCTAAGAAGGATCCTGACAGATTATGGCTTTGAGGGCCATCCTTTCCGGAAAGACTTCCCCTTGTCTGGCTATGTTGAG TTACGCTATGATGATGAGGTGAAGCGGGTGGTGGCTGAGCCTGTGGAATTGGCCCAAGAGTTCCGTAAATTTGACCTGAACAGCCCCTGGGAGGCTTTCCCTGCCTTTCGTCAGCCTCCTGAGAGTCTCAAGCTTGAAGCTGGAGACAAGAAGCCTGAAGCCAAATAG